One genomic region from Spirulina subsalsa PCC 9445 encodes:
- the lysA gene encoding diaminopimelate decarboxylase, with translation MLLTDSSPKTTAGTQYLPQGDRTLLSPNQCLMPLTAQVNDQDTLEIGGCSIADLVAQYGSSLYILDEFTLRTACRQYQTALARYYPGEATAIYASKAWNCLAVCAIVASEGLGIDVVSGGELYTALKAGFNPQNIYLHGNNKSRSELEFAYHKGCTIIVDNLLELELLSAIASPNAPAPILLRLTPGIECHTHEYIRTGHIDSKFGFDPNQLPAIFATVAQNPSLHCLGLHAHIGSQIFERQPHQDLGRVLVDWFHQAKTYNLSLEILNIGGGLGICYTESDDPPSIEEWVKAAAQSVASACQGYNLPLPKLICEPGRSLIGAACVTAYTVGSRKEIPDLNRTYVAVDGGMSDNPRPITYQSLYRAVVANQMTTPSQETVTLAGKHCESGDILIQAAQLPRTQPGDLIVVLGTGAYNYSMASNYNRLPRPAAVLVQGGDAEIILERETYEDLLRQDRLPEKLQLKP, from the coding sequence ATGTTATTAACGGACTCCTCGCCTAAAACCACTGCCGGAACCCAATATCTGCCCCAAGGCGATCGCACTTTACTTTCTCCCAATCAGTGTTTAATGCCCCTGACCGCCCAAGTCAACGACCAAGACACCCTAGAAATCGGGGGCTGTAGTATAGCGGACTTAGTGGCTCAATATGGCTCTTCCCTCTACATCTTGGATGAGTTCACCCTACGCACCGCTTGCCGTCAATATCAAACCGCCCTCGCCCGCTATTACCCCGGAGAAGCCACCGCCATTTATGCCTCCAAAGCTTGGAACTGTTTAGCCGTCTGTGCCATTGTCGCCAGTGAAGGCCTGGGAATTGACGTAGTATCCGGGGGAGAACTTTACACCGCCCTCAAAGCCGGATTTAACCCCCAAAATATTTATCTGCATGGGAACAACAAATCCCGGAGCGAACTGGAATTTGCCTATCATAAAGGCTGCACCATCATTGTAGACAACCTCCTAGAACTGGAACTCTTAAGCGCGATCGCCTCCCCCAACGCACCCGCCCCCATCCTCCTCCGTCTCACCCCCGGCATTGAATGCCACACCCACGAATATATCCGCACCGGACACATCGACAGCAAATTTGGCTTTGACCCCAATCAACTCCCCGCCATCTTTGCCACCGTCGCCCAAAATCCCTCCCTCCACTGTCTGGGGCTCCATGCCCATATTGGCTCCCAAATCTTTGAACGGCAACCCCACCAAGACCTCGGCCGCGTCCTCGTCGATTGGTTCCACCAAGCCAAAACCTACAACCTCTCCCTCGAAATCCTGAACATTGGCGGTGGTTTAGGCATTTGTTACACCGAAAGTGATGATCCCCCCAGTATTGAAGAATGGGTCAAAGCCGCCGCCCAATCCGTCGCCAGTGCTTGCCAAGGGTATAATCTCCCCCTCCCGAAACTGATTTGTGAACCCGGGCGCTCCCTCATTGGGGCTGCCTGTGTCACCGCTTACACCGTGGGTAGTCGCAAAGAAATCCCCGACCTCAACCGAACCTACGTCGCCGTGGATGGAGGAATGTCCGACAATCCCCGCCCCATCACCTACCAATCCCTTTATCGGGCAGTCGTGGCGAACCAGATGACCACACCGAGCCAAGAAACTGTTACCCTAGCAGGTAAACATTGCGAGTCGGGGGATATTCTCATCCAAGCAGCCCAACTGCCCCGCACCCAACCCGGTGATCTCATAGTCGTTTTAGGCACCGGAGCCTACAACTACAGTATGGCCTCCAACTATAACCGTCTCCCTCGTCCGGCGGCCGTGTTAGTCCAGGGGGGGGATGCTGAGATTATCCTAGAACGAGAAACCTATGAGGACTTGTTACGACAAGACCGTTTACCGGAAAAACTGCAACTGAAGCCGTAA
- the cdaA gene encoding diadenylate cyclase CdaA encodes MLLSGFPPDSSWIPSWLLEIVDISLVLLLTYAVLLVIGERRTLWVVRGLIILMLAAVISNRLGLPHLSFVLERLVLGSAVAMAVVFQSEFRQFLEQLGRGEILKLFQPSRRPIPKPDHVIDEIVDAVKDLSQNRTGALIMVETSGPIDERDFSVSGVVLNAEVSRELLQTIFQTSTLLHDGAVQIRGSRVVAAGIILPLSERTASRQLGTRHRAAMGITERVDNCLCIVVSEETGSISLAEKRSLNRPLTSTKLREILKEKFSPMMEREAVAPQLGRWSRKLRHYGWSLVERFLDGFSSTSRGRK; translated from the coding sequence ATGTTGTTGTCGGGTTTTCCTCCTGACTCTAGCTGGATTCCCTCCTGGCTATTAGAAATTGTTGATATTAGCTTAGTTCTCCTGCTCACCTACGCGGTTTTGTTGGTGATTGGAGAACGGCGCACCCTATGGGTAGTCCGAGGTCTAATTATTCTCATGCTAGCTGCCGTAATTAGTAACCGTTTGGGACTGCCCCATTTAAGCTTTGTCTTAGAACGGTTGGTCTTAGGCTCGGCGGTAGCAATGGCGGTGGTTTTTCAGTCAGAGTTTCGCCAGTTTTTGGAACAGTTGGGACGGGGTGAAATCCTCAAGTTATTTCAACCCTCCCGTCGTCCCATTCCCAAACCGGATCATGTAATCGATGAAATTGTAGACGCGGTAAAAGACCTGTCTCAGAACCGTACAGGGGCTTTAATTATGGTGGAAACCAGCGGCCCGATTGATGAGCGGGATTTTTCGGTGTCTGGGGTGGTTCTCAATGCGGAAGTGTCGCGGGAACTGTTACAAACCATCTTTCAAACCAGTACCCTGCTCCATGATGGGGCGGTGCAAATTCGCGGCTCCCGGGTAGTGGCAGCCGGGATTATTCTACCGCTCTCGGAACGCACGGCCTCCCGTCAACTGGGGACTCGACACCGAGCCGCTATGGGGATTACGGAACGGGTGGATAATTGTTTATGTATTGTGGTGTCTGAGGAAACTGGGTCGATTTCCTTGGCAGAAAAGCGCTCGTTAAATCGACCCTTGACCAGTACGAAGTTAAGGGAAATTTTGAAAGAAAAGTTCTCCCCGATGATGGAACGGGAGGCGGTCGCGCCTCAGTTGGGGCGCTGGAGTCGCAAACTTCGGCATTATGGCTGGAGTTTGGTGGAGCGTTTTTTAGATGGGTTTAGTTCGACTTCACGGGGGAGAAAGTAA
- a CDS encoding type II toxin-antitoxin system HigB family toxin, protein MHVITRKRLNEFAAKYPDTESALARWYQLVKSGIFNSFVELRNEFPSADQVNNLTVFNIGGNKVRLIAAIHYNRQKIYIRAVLTHAEYDRGKWRE, encoded by the coding sequence ATGCACGTTATCACACGCAAACGGCTCAATGAATTTGCAGCAAAGTACCCGGACACAGAAAGCGCATTGGCTCGTTGGTATCAACTGGTGAAATCAGGAATATTTAATTCCTTTGTTGAACTTCGTAACGAGTTTCCCAGTGCTGATCAAGTTAATAACCTCACAGTGTTTAATATTGGTGGGAACAAAGTACGGTTAATAGCGGCGATTCACTATAATCGACAAAAAATTTATATTCGGGCAGTTTTGACTCATGCAGAGTATGATCGAGGCAAATGGAGAGAGTAA
- the uppS gene encoding polyprenyl diphosphate synthase, whose amino-acid sequence MIVKPSAPLEQLPSDLDCDRLPQHIAVIMDGNGRWAKARGLPRIMGHRRGVDTLKDLLRCCKDWGIAALTVYAFSTENWGRPMEEVQFLMTLFEQVLRRELAEMIAEKVRIRFVGNLAALPASLQREIARSMEDTKDNQEVQFTVATNYGGRQEIVQACRAIAQKVKTGELEAEDIDEALFERHLYTHELSSPDLLIRTSGEMRISNFLLWQMAYAEIYVTSIGWPDFDREAFHQALLDYQKRDRRFGKVR is encoded by the coding sequence ATGATTGTAAAACCAAGTGCGCCTTTAGAACAGTTACCCTCGGATCTGGATTGCGATCGCCTACCCCAACATATTGCAGTCATCATGGATGGCAATGGTCGCTGGGCTAAAGCGCGAGGTCTACCCAGAATTATGGGACATCGCCGAGGTGTGGATACCCTAAAGGATTTACTGCGCTGTTGCAAGGATTGGGGCATTGCTGCCTTAACGGTCTATGCCTTTTCGACGGAAAATTGGGGTCGTCCCATGGAAGAGGTACAATTCCTGATGACCCTGTTTGAGCAAGTCCTACGGCGGGAATTGGCGGAAATGATTGCCGAAAAGGTGCGCATTCGTTTTGTGGGCAATTTGGCGGCCTTACCCGCTTCTCTGCAACGGGAAATTGCCCGCTCAATGGAAGATACAAAGGATAATCAAGAGGTGCAGTTTACGGTAGCCACCAACTACGGCGGACGGCAGGAGATTGTTCAGGCTTGTCGTGCGATCGCCCAAAAGGTAAAAACGGGAGAATTGGAGGCTGAGGATATTGATGAGGCTTTATTTGAACGTCATCTTTATACCCACGAATTAAGCAGCCCCGATTTACTCATCCGCACCAGTGGAGAAATGCGGATTAGCAATTTTCTGCTCTGGCAGATGGCCTATGCAGAAATCTATGTTACCTCGATTGGCTGGCCTGATTTTGACCGAGAAGCTTTTCATCAGGCCCTGTTGGATTATCAAAAGCGCGATCGCCGTTTTGGGAAGGTTCGTTAA
- a CDS encoding two-component regulator propeller domain-containing protein, protein MPQTAIIAQWLPQLEAEGISPPHFQSAPPPPGNAPLPPERVRQENIRERDFRITALQPDYTGDLWVGSWIGLTRIDPNTGRINARVALPNYSIGALAQDRSGRIWVGTYEGLVRVDPRSNEVTAQNFSLPSNRVLSLLVDHRGYLWVGTDRGLVLISPDQGLRMTTLQALPGVSANTLATDNEGQLWVGTLEGLVQVNTASALIMGRMSNMPGGVVQTLAKAPDGNLWVGTISHLLVVNPIDKRIVRTIREFDGRNIKSIRFAADGRVWVGTENGLYNLDGSTGAILGQIPDLPSHRVLSLSPDTGNKLWVGTSEGLAWVSQTTGLVRPHLAFVRNPPPIY, encoded by the coding sequence ATGCCCCAGACCGCCATCATCGCCCAATGGCTGCCTCAACTCGAAGCAGAAGGCATCAGTCCCCCCCATTTCCAATCAGCCCCACCCCCTCCGGGAAATGCCCCCCTCCCCCCGGAGCGTGTCCGCCAAGAGAATATCCGAGAACGGGATTTTCGCATCACAGCCCTACAACCGGACTATACCGGGGATCTCTGGGTGGGATCTTGGATTGGACTGACCCGCATTGACCCCAATACAGGGCGGATTAACGCCCGAGTTGCCCTACCTAACTATAGTATTGGAGCCTTAGCCCAAGACCGTTCTGGGCGGATTTGGGTGGGGACTTATGAAGGGTTGGTGCGGGTAGATCCTCGCAGTAATGAAGTGACGGCGCAAAATTTCAGCTTGCCCTCTAATCGGGTATTATCCCTGTTAGTGGATCATCGGGGATACCTATGGGTCGGAACGGATCGGGGATTGGTGTTAATTAGTCCCGATCAAGGCTTAAGAATGACCACGTTACAAGCTTTACCGGGTGTTAGTGCCAATACTTTGGCGACGGATAATGAGGGTCAATTGTGGGTGGGGACTTTAGAGGGATTGGTTCAAGTGAACACAGCCAGCGCGTTAATTATGGGGCGAATGTCTAATATGCCGGGGGGGGTAGTACAAACTCTGGCGAAGGCTCCCGATGGGAATTTGTGGGTGGGTACGATTAGCCATTTATTGGTGGTGAATCCCATTGATAAGCGCATTGTCCGCACGATTCGGGAGTTTGATGGGCGCAATATTAAGTCGATTCGCTTTGCGGCAGATGGTCGGGTGTGGGTAGGAACGGAAAATGGATTATATAACTTAGATGGGTCAACGGGGGCCATTTTAGGGCAGATTCCGGATTTACCTTCCCATCGGGTTTTATCTTTGTCTCCAGATACGGGGAATAAATTATGGGTGGGTACCAGTGAGGGGTTAGCATGGGTCAGTCAAACTACCGGATTAGTGCGGCCTCATTTGGCTTTTGTGCGTAATCCTCCCCCGATTTATTGA
- the panB gene encoding 3-methyl-2-oxobutanoate hydroxymethyltransferase: MPVTPQTLRNWKNQAQPFVMLTAWDWAIAQIVDQAGVEVILVGDSLAMVALGYPNTLPLTLDQMIHHSQAVCRGVKQALVVVDLPFLTYQESIPQAIHSAGRILKESHAQGVKIEGGSPDIVQTIAKLTSIGIPVMGHVGLTPQSVHQLGYKQQGKTEAEAERILREAIAIAEAGAFALVLEHIPAPLATHITEKLPIPTIGIGAGSACDGQVLVTADLWGLSEKLPPFAKAYTNLRATMTEATQAFIRDVKSRQFPPNQ; the protein is encoded by the coding sequence ATGCCTGTCACCCCGCAAACGCTACGGAATTGGAAGAATCAAGCCCAGCCTTTTGTTATGTTAACGGCTTGGGATTGGGCGATCGCACAAATTGTCGATCAAGCGGGCGTTGAGGTGATTCTCGTCGGGGACTCCCTCGCCATGGTCGCCTTGGGCTATCCCAACACCTTACCCCTCACCCTTGACCAAATGATTCACCACAGTCAAGCGGTCTGCCGAGGGGTCAAACAGGCCTTAGTGGTGGTGGATTTGCCCTTTCTGACCTATCAAGAAAGTATCCCCCAAGCGATTCACTCGGCCGGGCGTATTCTCAAGGAAAGTCATGCCCAAGGGGTGAAAATTGAAGGGGGAAGTCCCGATATTGTGCAAACTATTGCCAAGTTAACCAGTATTGGTATTCCGGTGATGGGTCATGTGGGCTTAACGCCCCAATCGGTGCATCAGTTGGGCTATAAGCAACAGGGCAAAACTGAGGCGGAGGCGGAACGGATTCTGAGGGAGGCGATCGCCATTGCGGAAGCGGGAGCCTTTGCCCTAGTCTTGGAACATATCCCCGCCCCCCTCGCTACCCACATCACGGAAAAATTGCCGATTCCTACCATTGGCATTGGGGCCGGTTCCGCTTGTGATGGTCAGGTGTTGGTCACGGCGGATTTATGGGGATTATCGGAGAAATTGCCCCCCTTTGCTAAAGCCTATACCAACCTACGCGCTACCATGACCGAAGCAACTCAGGCGTTTATTCGAGATGTGAAGTCCCGACAGTTTCCGCCTAATCAGTAG
- a CDS encoding RNA-guided endonuclease InsQ/TnpB family protein — protein MGFCADIFNQHVDWALKTRTYNKTKAHRALYADLRGQYPDVPSALVQTMRDNALEAVKATKFQRTPRKKPTSGLRYDKRTMTLRGHQLTLSCIGKREKLILNVPEHFREIVETWEFCAATVTYSKQSQQFWVRLVFEAQTPPTVTQGKVLGIDRGLYHIAVTSDGQFFSSSQVRATQRRYLHNRKTLQQKGTRSAKRRLRAMSGREKRFMRDVNHCVTKKLANLTGVAVFVLEDLSGIRQKRRGKKMNKWLGSWSFHQQDLFLAYKAEALGKRVVFGDPRYTSQKCNVCKHIRKTNRTKSRFYCRNCGHRDHSDLNAAKNHRDDYILSTTSMGTVEQAAVNLPDVTALVG, from the coding sequence ATGGGCTTTTGTGCTGACATTTTTAATCAGCACGTTGACTGGGCATTGAAGACGCGGACGTACAATAAAACCAAGGCTCATAGGGCTTTGTATGCTGACCTCAGAGGGCAATATCCTGATGTGCCATCCGCACTCGTGCAAACGATGCGTGATAATGCCCTGGAGGCAGTTAAGGCGACCAAATTTCAGCGCACACCCCGGAAAAAGCCTACATCAGGACTGAGATATGACAAGCGCACCATGACGCTGAGAGGGCATCAGTTGACCCTTTCGTGCATTGGTAAGCGGGAAAAGCTCATCCTCAATGTGCCGGAGCATTTTCGAGAAATCGTGGAAACCTGGGAGTTCTGCGCGGCGACAGTGACCTACTCGAAACAGAGTCAACAGTTTTGGGTGAGGTTGGTGTTTGAAGCCCAAACACCGCCGACAGTAACTCAGGGCAAAGTCTTGGGGATTGACCGAGGGTTGTATCACATCGCTGTAACATCCGATGGTCAGTTCTTTTCAAGTAGCCAGGTTCGTGCAACACAGCGACGGTATTTACACAACCGAAAAACGTTGCAGCAAAAAGGCACTCGCTCTGCTAAACGTCGCTTGAGAGCGATGAGTGGACGCGAGAAGCGGTTCATGCGAGACGTGAATCACTGTGTCACGAAGAAACTGGCAAACCTGACGGGTGTAGCCGTGTTTGTGTTAGAAGACCTATCGGGAATCCGCCAAAAAAGGCGGGGAAAGAAGATGAACAAGTGGCTGGGGAGTTGGTCGTTTCACCAGCAAGATTTGTTTTTGGCGTACAAGGCGGAGGCATTGGGGAAGCGGGTCGTCTTCGGAGATCCGAGATACACATCCCAGAAATGCAATGTCTGTAAGCACATCAGAAAAACGAATCGCACGAAGTCTCGTTTTTACTGTCGCAACTGTGGTCATCGTGACCATTCCGATTTGAATGCAGCGAAGAATCACAGAGACGACTACATTCTTTCCACTACCTCAATGGGGACAGTGGAACAGGCAGCGGTCAATCTGCCAGATGTGACAGCCCTTGTGGGTTAG
- a CDS encoding ABC-F family ATP-binding cassette domain-containing protein codes for MLRLEHISKVYPTGEVLKDVTWEVKEGDRIGLVGVNGAGKSTQLKIIMGEIEPSGGEVIRPADLHIAYLTQEFEVEPTRTVREEFWTVFEEANQVHEAIAHTTHEMASADPDTLEDLIHQLDRLQRRFEALNGYALDAEIEKILPEMGFSPEDGDRLVSSFSGGWQMRMSLGKILLQKPDILLLDEPTNHLDLETIEWLELYLKGLKTPMVIVSHDREFLDRLCTQIVETERGVSTTYLGNYSNYLAQKAENQAAQLSTYERQQKELEKQQAFVDRFRASATRSTQAKSREKQLEKMELVDAPVGAVKSLRFQFPPAPRSGREVVIIEDVSHTYNEKILFLGAELLIERGDRIAFLGPNGCGKSTLLRMIMGMEAAEEGRIELGKHNVIPGYFEQNQAEALDLEKNVMETIHDEVPTWKNEEVRTLLGRFLFSGETVFKKVSALSGGEKARLALAKMLLRPANLLILDEPTNHLDIPAKEMLEEALQGYDGTVIIVSHDRYFISKVANKIVEVRDGELLLYRGDYHYYLDKIAEEKTKEQLRIKAEKEAEKKAAKAAKQREKAKNSKKKKVAS; via the coding sequence ATGCTGCGACTAGAACATATTAGCAAGGTCTATCCGACAGGGGAAGTGCTGAAGGATGTGACGTGGGAAGTGAAGGAGGGCGATCGCATTGGTTTGGTGGGGGTGAATGGTGCAGGGAAATCCACCCAACTCAAAATCATTATGGGGGAGATTGAACCCTCTGGGGGAGAGGTGATTCGTCCGGCCGATCTGCACATTGCCTATTTAACTCAAGAGTTTGAGGTGGAACCGACGCGCACGGTGCGGGAGGAGTTCTGGACGGTGTTTGAGGAGGCCAATCAAGTTCATGAGGCGATCGCACACACCACCCACGAAATGGCCAGCGCCGATCCCGATACCCTAGAGGACTTAATCCATCAACTCGACCGCTTACAACGACGTTTTGAAGCCCTCAATGGCTACGCTTTAGACGCGGAAATTGAGAAGATTCTGCCAGAAATGGGCTTTTCCCCCGAAGATGGCGATCGCCTTGTCAGTTCCTTTAGTGGGGGGTGGCAGATGCGCATGAGTTTGGGCAAGATCCTACTACAAAAACCCGATATCCTGCTATTGGACGAACCGACGAACCATCTCGACTTAGAAACCATCGAATGGCTAGAACTGTATTTAAAAGGCTTAAAAACCCCCATGGTGATTGTCTCCCATGACCGAGAATTTTTAGACCGTCTCTGCACCCAAATTGTGGAAACCGAACGAGGGGTTTCCACGACCTATTTAGGCAATTATTCCAATTATCTCGCCCAAAAAGCCGAAAACCAAGCCGCTCAACTCAGCACCTACGAACGGCAACAAAAGGAATTAGAAAAACAACAGGCCTTTGTGGATCGATTTCGCGCTAGTGCCACTCGTAGCACCCAAGCGAAAAGCCGCGAGAAACAACTGGAAAAAATGGAGTTAGTAGATGCCCCTGTTGGGGCGGTGAAAAGTCTCCGGTTTCAGTTTCCCCCAGCCCCCCGCAGTGGTCGAGAAGTGGTGATTATTGAGGATGTTTCCCATACCTACAATGAGAAGATTTTATTCCTCGGTGCAGAGTTATTGATTGAACGAGGCGATCGCATTGCCTTCCTCGGCCCCAATGGATGCGGCAAATCTACCCTACTCCGCATGATTATGGGCATGGAGGCCGCAGAAGAGGGTCGCATTGAACTGGGCAAACATAACGTTATTCCGGGCTATTTTGAACAAAATCAAGCGGAAGCTTTAGACCTCGAAAAAAATGTTATGGAAACCATCCATGATGAAGTTCCCACCTGGAAAAATGAGGAAGTTCGCACGTTATTAGGGCGCTTCCTATTTAGTGGGGAGACAGTGTTTAAAAAAGTTTCGGCTTTGAGTGGGGGAGAAAAAGCCCGTCTCGCCTTAGCTAAAATGTTGCTCCGTCCGGCGAATTTACTCATTTTAGATGAGCCGACCAATCACTTGGACATTCCCGCCAAAGAAATGCTCGAAGAGGCACTACAAGGCTATGATGGCACGGTGATTATTGTTTCCCACGACCGTTATTTTATCTCCAAAGTTGCCAATAAAATTGTCGAGGTTCGAGATGGGGAATTGTTACTCTATCGGGGGGATTATCACTACTACTTAGATAAAATCGCCGAGGAAAAAACCAAGGAACAACTACGGATTAAAGCCGAAAAAGAGGCCGAGAAAAAAGCGGCTAAAGCGGCTAAACAGCGTGAGAAAGCCAAGAACAGCAAGAAGAAAAAAGTAGCGTCTTAG
- a CDS encoding CADD family putative folate metabolism protein, giving the protein MVAIQNPTTQAPFLAQLDAILEQNHLLKHPFYQLWNEGKLTLTMLQEYAKEYYWQVHNFPTYVSATHAACDDLNIRKMLLENLMEEEGDSVNHPELWLRFAEGLGVNREDVLNHDYLPQTQDSIKQLKTLARSENPAEGLAALYAYEAQIPEVSTTKIAGLKEYYDIEAPEALSFFSVHEKADEIHSQVTREALTQLCQTPEEQQAALNAAQSAVNALNLLLDGVYETYCQAPA; this is encoded by the coding sequence ATGGTAGCTATCCAAAATCCAACGACTCAAGCCCCCTTCCTCGCTCAACTTGACGCTATCCTCGAACAAAACCACCTCCTCAAGCACCCCTTCTATCAACTCTGGAACGAAGGAAAATTAACCTTGACAATGCTGCAAGAGTATGCTAAGGAATACTACTGGCAAGTTCACAACTTCCCCACCTACGTCAGCGCCACCCACGCCGCTTGTGATGACCTGAACATCCGCAAAATGCTGTTAGAGAACTTGATGGAAGAAGAAGGCGACAGCGTCAACCACCCTGAACTGTGGCTGCGCTTTGCCGAAGGCTTAGGGGTAAACCGGGAAGACGTTTTAAACCATGACTATCTCCCCCAAACCCAAGACTCCATCAAACAACTGAAAACCCTCGCCCGTAGCGAGAACCCCGCCGAAGGTTTAGCCGCCCTCTATGCCTACGAAGCCCAAATTCCCGAAGTCTCCACCACCAAAATTGCGGGACTGAAAGAATACTACGACATTGAGGCTCCCGAAGCCTTGTCCTTCTTCAGCGTCCACGAAAAAGCCGACGAAATCCACAGTCAAGTCACTCGGGAAGCCCTCACCCAACTTTGTCAAACTCCCGAAGAGCAACAAGCCGCCCTTAACGCCGCCCAATCCGCCGTTAATGCCTTAAACTTGTTACTCGACGGCGTTTATGAAACCTACTGCCAAGCCCCCGCTTAA
- a CDS encoding ABC transporter permease, producing the protein MKTDFTPFTPTQEPQSQAPITPWGVYAAWQRNARVYQATWLVNSLPPLSEPLIYLVAFGYGLTPLVGEISYYGTTVDYLRFLAPGMMGIGVLFQSYSEGAYASYLRLDYQKTWHAILTTPLTFSEVFTGELLWAATKGMIAALATGLLAILWGLMSITTLVLSIPLLLLGSVAFAGAGLLTAGLVRTIDQINVPIYLLIVPMFTLCGTYFPRQTLPSPLLEVAGLLPLSVLVDLLRWPLGLPNHWPWALLGLVGWAIASIVLAWRTIYPRLFH; encoded by the coding sequence ATGAAAACTGATTTTACTCCATTTACCCCGACCCAAGAGCCACAGAGTCAAGCCCCGATCACCCCTTGGGGGGTCTATGCCGCTTGGCAACGCAACGCCCGCGTTTATCAAGCCACTTGGCTTGTGAATAGTTTACCCCCCTTATCGGAGCCGTTAATTTATCTGGTGGCCTTTGGCTATGGCTTAACGCCCCTCGTGGGAGAAATTTCCTACTATGGCACAACGGTAGATTATCTCCGCTTCCTCGCACCGGGGATGATGGGCATTGGTGTGCTTTTCCAGTCCTACAGTGAGGGAGCCTATGCCAGTTATCTACGTTTGGACTATCAAAAAACTTGGCACGCCATCCTCACCACCCCGTTAACCTTTAGTGAGGTGTTTACGGGTGAATTGTTGTGGGCGGCAACCAAGGGCATGATTGCCGCCCTAGCCACGGGGTTACTGGCGATCCTTTGGGGCTTAATGTCGATTACAACATTGGTGTTGTCGATTCCGCTCTTGCTATTGGGGAGTGTGGCCTTTGCCGGGGCAGGTTTACTGACGGCGGGGTTGGTGCGCACGATTGATCAAATCAATGTACCTATCTATCTCTTAATTGTGCCGATGTTTACGCTCTGCGGAACCTATTTCCCCCGTCAAACATTGCCTTCCCCCTTGTTGGAGGTGGCGGGTCTTTTACCGTTATCGGTATTAGTGGATCTGCTCCGCTGGCCCTTGGGTTTACCCAACCATTGGCCTTGGGCATTGTTGGGGTTAGTGGGGTGGGCGATCGCCTCAATTGTCCTCGCCTGGCGGACGATCTACCCCCGTCTCTTTCACTGA
- a CDS encoding ABC transporter ATP-binding protein, producing the protein MVLQADDLWKTYGDRSVVRGVSFSLAAGEVLGFLGANGAGKTTTVGMLYGAVIPSRGQVTVDGFNVRSQGRRARQIMGVVTQEDNLDPDFSVFDNLRYFASFYGITGRAAQQRASELLEQVGLGDYARHRVDQLSGGLKRRLVLARALINRPRLVFLDEPTTGLDPDARQDFWRLVTELKQAGCGVLLTTHYMDEAQRLCDRLLLLQKGQVINSGTPLDLIHSTIGEEVIEVDGMKEEQLHPLLTQFQTWGRLVGVHYLIAVPPKRGDELWEYLSDRHPAGLSRRRANLEDVFLRLTGHSLDEN; encoded by the coding sequence ATGGTCTTACAGGCTGATGATCTTTGGAAAACCTATGGCGATCGCTCCGTTGTCCGGGGGGTGAGCTTTAGCCTAGCGGCCGGGGAGGTGTTGGGATTCCTCGGAGCCAATGGAGCCGGAAAAACCACCACCGTTGGAATGCTCTACGGGGCAGTGATTCCCAGTCGAGGCCAGGTGACGGTGGACGGGTTCAATGTGCGCAGCCAAGGCCGCCGCGCTCGCCAAATCATGGGAGTTGTCACCCAAGAGGACAACCTAGATCCTGATTTTTCTGTGTTTGATAATCTCCGCTACTTTGCCAGTTTCTACGGCATTACCGGCCGGGCGGCTCAACAGCGAGCCAGTGAACTCTTAGAACAAGTGGGTTTAGGGGATTATGCCCGCCATCGGGTAGATCAGCTATCGGGGGGGCTAAAACGCCGCCTCGTTTTGGCCCGGGCTTTAATTAACCGTCCTCGTCTCGTCTTTTTGGATGAACCGACGACGGGTCTTGATCCCGATGCCCGCCAAGATTTTTGGCGATTGGTGACGGAACTCAAGCAGGCGGGCTGTGGGGTGTTGCTCACGACCCACTACATGGATGAAGCACAGCGATTGTGCGATCGCCTCCTCCTTTTACAAAAAGGTCAAGTGATCAACAGTGGCACCCCCCTAGACTTAATCCACAGCACCATTGGGGAGGAGGTGATTGAAGTGGATGGGATGAAAGAAGAGCAATTACACCCCCTGCTCACCCAATTTCAAACCTGGGGGCGGCTGGTGGGGGTGCATTACCTGATCGCCGTTCCTCCCAAACGCGGCGATGAACTTTGGGAATATCTCAGCGATCGCCATCCTGCTGGTCTGAGTCGTCGCCGCGCCAACCTTGAAGATGTCTTTTTACGCCTTACGGGTCATAGTCTCGATGAAAACTGA